The proteins below are encoded in one region of Cololabis saira isolate AMF1-May2022 chromosome 13, fColSai1.1, whole genome shotgun sequence:
- the LOC133458669 gene encoding interferon-induced protein 44-like produces MSTLNPKLSISQQRTICSRLGSVKLKLLYKASVHGFTGAAFHQQCDNSAPTVSVGYNASGYVFGGYTRQPFCQSGAYVNDDQAFLFTFSGAKLCTFATSNAAYAVKMISNSGPYFGEALSLVNQSQPIVYSKPGGYYNFTAGEMHGNDLNLTDCEVYQVEETTELEKPWRTVIWESKKRNELMESIKAYKPTTSSVSQARVLLVGPVGAGKSSFFNSINSVFRGHVTNQAISGSSTTSLTTQFRSFTVKAGREGKPLPIILCDTMGLEESKAAGLDIDDISSILKGHLPDYYQFNPSAPLLSEAQCYRKSPGLKDKIHCVVYVIDACKISIMPQNLEEKLDASRRKVNLMGIPQLVLLTKIDEACPLVKEDLRKVYKSSYIKDLMQEVSTRLGMPLSCVVPVKNYSEEFELDMNCDILLLSAITQMLRSVDNYFDELSDRLSCVETKD; encoded by the exons ATGTCCACTCTTAACCCAAAACTATCCATCAGCCAGCAGAGAACCATCTGCTCTCGTCTGGGAAGTGTCAAACTGAAGCTGCTCTACAAGGCCAGCGTCCACGGTTTCACTGGAGCAGCTTTCCACCAGCAATGTGACAACTCGGCTCCCACCGTGTCAGTGGGTTACAATGCCTCAGGTTACGTGTTTGGAGGCTACACGAGACAACCTTTCTGCCAGTCTGGAGCTTATGTGAATGATGATCAGGCATTTCTCTTCACATTCAGTGGAGCAAAGCTCTGCACTTTTGCAACTTCTAATGCTGCATATGCAGTAAAAATGATTAGTAATTCTGGTCCTTATTTTGGAGAAGCTTTGTCTCTTGTCAATCAAAGCCAACCAATAGTGTACAGCAAGCCAGGAGGTTATTATAACTTCACTGCCGGGGAGATGCATGGCAACGACCTGAACCTGACTGATTGTGAAGTCTACCAGGTGGAGG AGACCACTGAACTCGAGAAACCATGGAGGACTGTAATCTGGGAATCTAA GAAGAGGAATGAGCTGATGGAGAGCATTAAAGCCTACAAACCGACTACTAGCTCCGTGTCTCAGGCTCGGGTTTTACTTGTTGGACCGGTTGGAGCCGGAAAGTCCAGCTTTTTTAACTCCATCAACTCTGTATTCAGAGGCCACGTCACCAACCAGGCCATATCTGGCTCTTCTACCACCAGCCTGACAACACAG TTTCGCAGCTTCACTGTGAAAGCTGGGCGTGAGGGAAAACCTCTGCCAATCATCCTGTGTGACACCATGGGACTGGAGGAAAGTAAAGCGGCGGGGCTTGATATAGACGACATCAGCAGCATCCTCAAAGGTCATCTGCCTGATTATTACCAG TTCAACccctctgctcctctgctctCGGAGGCTCAATGCTATCGTAAGTCTCCAGGTCTCAAAGACAAGATTCACTGTGTGGTTTACGTCATCGATGCCTGCAAGATCTCCATCATGCCCCAAAATCTGGAGGAGAAGCTGGACGCAAGCCGCAGAAAAGTCAACTTGATGG GGATTCCTCAGCTGGTGTTGCTCACCAAAATAGACGAAGCCTGCCCTTTGGTGAAGGAGGATTTGAGAAAGGTCTACAAAAGTAGCTACATCAAAGATCTG ATGCAAGAGGTCAGTACCCGGCTCGGCATGCCGTTGTCCTGCGTTGTACCAGTGAAGAACTACAGCGAGGAGTTTGAGCTGGACATGAACTGCGACATCCTGCTGCTCAGCGCCATCACACAGATGCTTCGATCTGTTGATAACTACTTTGATGAGCTCAGTGACCGACTGAGCTGTGTTGAAACTAAAGATTAG